The sequence GGTGCTTTCCTCCATCGTTTTCGGCCAGGCGGAACTGCACGCGGCCTACGGCGGCGTCGTTCCGGAAATCGCCGCCCGTGCCCACGCTGAAAAGCTGGATATCTGCGTGGAGCAGGCCTTGGATCGCGCCGGGATCAGGCTGATGGATGTTGACGGCATCGCGGTGACTGCCGGGCCCGGCCTGATCGGAGGAGTTGTATCCGGCGTGATGTGCGCCAAGGGCCTCGCGGCTGCGACCGGCAAACCCTTGTACGGCGTGAACCACCTTGCCGGTCATGCACTCACGCCGCGCCTGACCGACGATGTCGCCTATCCCTATCTCATGCTGCTGGTCTCCGGCGGGCATTGCCAATTCCTGCTGGTTTCAGGACCGGATGATTTCAGGCGACTGGGCGGGACGATCGACGACGCCCCCGGAGAGGCATTCGACAAGATCGCCCGCCTGATCGGACTGCCGCAGCCCGGTGGACCGGCGATCGAAGCCGCCGCCCAGACCGGAAACCCGATGCGCTTTGCCTTCCCCCGCCCGCTTCTGGACCGTCCGGGGTGCGACATGTCGTTCTCGGGCCTGAAAACCGCGGTACTACGGACCCGTGACAGCCTGATCGGCGATCAGGGCGGATTGACCCGACAGGACCAGGCCGATCTCGCGGCAGGATTTCAGGCGGCGGTGGTCGATGTCCTGGCCGAGAAGAGCGCCCGGGCGTTCCAGGCCGTCGCCCCTGTCGGCAGCTTCTGCGTGGCGGGCGGCGTGGCAGCCAACCAGTCCATCCGTGCGGCACTGGAAAAGGTCTCCGCCAACTGCGGCGCGGGCTTCATTGCGCCGCCCCTTGCGCTGTGCACGGACAACGCCGCGATGATCGCTTTCGCGGCGGCGGAACAGGCAGGTCTGCGGGGGCCGGATGACCTGACACTGGCGGCGCGGCCCCGGTGGCCGTTGGACCGCGCGCAGGCGCCGATGCTGGGCAGCGGCAAGAAGGGGGCAAAGGCATGAGCGTTTCCGTTCTTGGCGCAGGCGCATTCGGCACTGCCTTGGCGATCTCGCTGTGTGGCAGGGGGCCCGTCACCCTGTGGGGGCGGGATATCGGGGAAATGCGGACCACCCGGGTCAACGCGGCGCGCCTTCCCGACTGCCCGTTGCCCGATGCACTTTGGATTACCGATGATATTGCGGAGGCCGCAGCCGCGACGACCATCCTTCTCGCGGTGCCGATGCAGAAACTGCGCGGCTTTCTGACCGATCATGCCGCCCTGCTGCAGGGCAAGCGACTGGTCGCCTGCTGCAAGGGAATGGAGATCGACACAGGGCTCGGACCGGTTTCGATCATTGCCGAGGAGGTTCCCACCGCCACCGCCGCGATCCTCACCGGGCCCAGTTTTGCAGCCGACATCGCGCGCGGCCTGCCGACGGCACTGACCCTCGGTTGCGCCGACGAAGCGGCGGCGAAAGCGCTCCAGCAGGCTCTGACGACCGAAAATCTGCGTCTTTACCGCACGGTGGATACCGTGGGCGCGGAATTGGGCGGCGCGCTCAAGAACGTGATCGCGATCGCTTGCGGCGCAGCGATGGGTGCCGGCCTCGGAGAAAGCGCACGGGCCGCCTTGCTGACCCGCGGATTCGCGGAAATGCAGCGCTTGGCGCGCACCCTCGACGCCGAGCCGGACACGCTTGCCGGGCTGTCGGGGTTCGGCGATCTGGTGCTCACCTGTACATCCGATCAGTCGCGCAATTATCGGCTTGGTCTGTCAATCGGCGAGGGTCGTCAGTTCGACCGGACAGTCACGGTCGAAGGGGCGGCGACGGCCCTTGCGGTTCATGCACTTGCGCAGAGGTCCGGGCTCGATCTCCCTATCACCGCCGTGGTTGCGGGGCTGGTCGAGAACAGGCAAGATGTGACCAGCGCCATGACGTCCCTGTTGGCGCGGCCGTTGAAGGAAGAATAGGATGTTTGTCGTTCTCATGGCAAAGGACAAGTCTGGCGCGCAGGACATTCGCGCAGAGAACCGTCCGGCCCACCTGGAATACCTCAAGTCCACCGACATGGTCGCGCAGGCCGGGCCGCTGCTGGACGATGACGGGGCGATGGTTGGCTCGCTTATCATCCTCGACGTGCCGGACATGGCCACTGCAGACGATTGGGCGGCGAAAGATCCCTATGCGAAGGCCGGGCTTTTCGCCGAAGTGACACTGACACGCTGGAACAGGGTCATCGGCTGATGGCGTTCTGGCTGTTCAAGTCCGAACCGAACACGTGGGGTTGGGACGATCAGGTTTCCAAGGGCGACACCGGTGAGGAATGGGACGGTGTGCGCAACTACCAAGCGCGCAACTTCATGCGGGAGATGAAGGTCGGTGATCTCGGCTTCTTCTATCATTCGATGAAAGAGAAATCGGTGGTCGGGATCGTCGAGATCATCCGGGAGGCCCATCCAGACAGCACGACGGACGACGACCGCTGGGAGTGCGTGGACATCAAGGCTGTGCGCCCGTTCAATCGCAGCGTTTCTCTGGACGAGATCAAGGCCGACGACAGGTTGGCCGACATGGTGCTTGTCAAGAACTCGCGACTGTCCGTGCAACCGGTGACGGACGAGGAGTGGCGCATCATCTGCGCGCTTGGCGATACCGACCCATAGAAGCGCAGCTGAACGTCCGTTGTTCGGCAAAGCTGCCGTCACTGCCGAACCCGATTTCGAAAAGATCCCATCGGACCCGGATCTGGAACGGCGACGCCGGTGCCACACGGCCCCGTGGATCGAAGATGATGTTTTCAGAACTGAAAAAAGGGCCTGGCTCGAAAGCCAGAACCCTTCTCACCCGTGCGCTCCCTTTACCCCGGCACACGTATCGAAATCCGTTCTGGCCATCCTGGCCGATGCCGGGAACCTAGCCGAAATATCGGCTCCGGATCAACAAAACGATGCGCAGGATGCAATCGAAAAACGAGACGTCCGCTTAACCACGTTCAGCCAAGCGTCTGGCACGAAATGGAAATCAGCCGTAGACAGCTTCCTTTCCGAAGTGCTTGGTCAGCATGTAGTAGATCACGGCGCGATACTTGTTCCGCTCGGACTTGCCGTAGGTTTCGATTACCGAATGGATCGCCTCCATCAGGTTGGGACCATCCGGCAGTCCGAGTTTCTTCATCAGGAAATTCTTTTTCACCAGCTCCAATTCGCTTTCCTGGCTGCTGGCGACGGTCTGGGCATCCGCGTCGTAGATCGACGGGCCACAACCGATGGTCACCTTGGTCAACAGGTCCATATCCGGGGTCATGCCACACTTGTTTCTCAGATCGTCAGCGTATTTCGCGATCCATTCGTCCCGTTTGCCCATTTGATTTCTCCCACCTTGGACTTCAATTCAGGCCGGTTTCGGCCTTGGCAGGGACCGTATCCATATATGCAGACACGACAAAGAAAAAATTTCGAATGTTCCACGCGAACGAAAAGGGGCGCCGCAGGGGCGCCCCTTCCACTGGTCTTTGGTCCGCGGGCTCTCAGATGGGCTGGTCGGCAGAAAGCTCGGTCACGCTGTCCATGTCGACTTCCGGCATCAGGTTCAGCTCTTCCTGCGTTGTATCCGAAAGTTGCAGCGTCCCGTCGGCGCCTTGGGTCAGCCGGTCGAGCGGTACGGCCACGTCATGCTGACCGAAGCCAAGGAAACCGCCCATGCCGATCACGACGGCAATCTCGTCGCCGTCGCGGATGACGGAATCGACGTCACCGACATCGTTGCCGTTGGCTTCGATCACGGACTGACCTACCACGTCGGCCACGGTCATACCGGAAAAGCCATCGACCATCTCGGCGTCAGGCGCGGCCTCGTCGGTTTGCGCATCAGCGGTCATTTCGGTTTCGTTCTGCTCTGCACCGGCGTCAGACTGAGCGTCGGCAGTCTCCGAGGCGTCGGTATCGGCAACATCCGCGTCCGTTTGGG is a genomic window of Sulfitobacter alexandrii containing:
- the tsaD gene encoding tRNA (adenosine(37)-N6)-threonylcarbamoyltransferase complex transferase subunit TsaD, encoding MARSLTILGLESSCDDTAAAVVRTAPDGAKVLSSIVFGQAELHAAYGGVVPEIAARAHAEKLDICVEQALDRAGIRLMDVDGIAVTAGPGLIGGVVSGVMCAKGLAAATGKPLYGVNHLAGHALTPRLTDDVAYPYLMLLVSGGHCQFLLVSGPDDFRRLGGTIDDAPGEAFDKIARLIGLPQPGGPAIEAAAQTGNPMRFAFPRPLLDRPGCDMSFSGLKTAVLRTRDSLIGDQGGLTRQDQADLAAGFQAAVVDVLAEKSARAFQAVAPVGSFCVAGGVAANQSIRAALEKVSANCGAGFIAPPLALCTDNAAMIAFAAAEQAGLRGPDDLTLAARPRWPLDRAQAPMLGSGKKGAKA
- a CDS encoding NAD(P)H-dependent glycerol-3-phosphate dehydrogenase; translation: MSVSVLGAGAFGTALAISLCGRGPVTLWGRDIGEMRTTRVNAARLPDCPLPDALWITDDIAEAAAATTILLAVPMQKLRGFLTDHAALLQGKRLVACCKGMEIDTGLGPVSIIAEEVPTATAAILTGPSFAADIARGLPTALTLGCADEAAAKALQQALTTENLRLYRTVDTVGAELGGALKNVIAIACGAAMGAGLGESARAALLTRGFAEMQRLARTLDAEPDTLAGLSGFGDLVLTCTSDQSRNYRLGLSIGEGRQFDRTVTVEGAATALAVHALAQRSGLDLPITAVVAGLVENRQDVTSAMTSLLARPLKEE
- a CDS encoding YciI family protein, which translates into the protein MFVVLMAKDKSGAQDIRAENRPAHLEYLKSTDMVAQAGPLLDDDGAMVGSLIILDVPDMATADDWAAKDPYAKAGLFAEVTLTRWNRVIG
- a CDS encoding EVE domain-containing protein, with the protein product MAFWLFKSEPNTWGWDDQVSKGDTGEEWDGVRNYQARNFMREMKVGDLGFFYHSMKEKSVVGIVEIIREAHPDSTTDDDRWECVDIKAVRPFNRSVSLDEIKADDRLADMVLVKNSRLSVQPVTDEEWRIICALGDTDP
- a CDS encoding DUF2853 family protein, whose amino-acid sequence is MGKRDEWIAKYADDLRNKCGMTPDMDLLTKVTIGCGPSIYDADAQTVASSQESELELVKKNFLMKKLGLPDGPNLMEAIHSVIETYGKSERNKYRAVIYYMLTKHFGKEAVYG
- a CDS encoding PRC-barrel domain-containing protein, which encodes MKRLTLKSTVAAIAITSAATAWAQTDMNADANADVSADTETSTTVDNALDNTGEVLSNTAEEVGEAMDDTSAAIAEGAEDAYDSATDTETASDDAAVTAPETTAQTDADVADTDASETADAQSDAGAEQNETEMTADAQTDEAAPDAEMVDGFSGMTVADVVGQSVIEANGNDVGDVDSVIRDGDEIAVVIGMGGFLGFGQHDVAVPLDRLTQGADGTLQLSDTTQEELNLMPEVDMDSVTELSADQPI